In Oncorhynchus mykiss isolate Arlee chromosome 1, USDA_OmykA_1.1, whole genome shotgun sequence, the following proteins share a genomic window:
- the LOC110525977 gene encoding LIM domain-binding protein 1 isoform X5, which translates to MSVGGCACPGCSSKSFKLYSPKEPGPNGSAFPPFHPGTMLDRDVGPTPMYPPSYLEPGMGRPTPYGNQTDYRIFELNKRLQNWTEDCDNLWWDAFTTEFFEDDAMLTITFCLEDGPKRYTIGRTLIPRYFRSIFEGGATELFYTLKHPKESFHTNFVSLDCDQCTMVTQNGKPMFTQVCVEGRLYLEFMFDDMMRIKTWHFSIRQHREVLPRSILAMHDPQMLDQLAKNITRCGLSNSTLNYLRLCVILEPMQELMSRHKTYSLSPRDCLKTCLFQKWQRMVAPPAEPARQAPNKRRKRKMSGGSNMSAGGGNNSKKKSPANNFPLSTQDLVGTKTCTLPELEDRS; encoded by the exons gCTGTTCGTCTAAGTCGTTCAAGCTGTACTCCCCCAAGGAGCCCGGCCCTAACGGCAGTGCCTTCCCCCCCTTCCACCCCGGCACCATGCTGGACAGGGACGTAGG GCCAACACCAATGTACCCCCCGTCATACCTAGAGCCTGGCATGGG GAGACCAACACCATACGGCAACCAGACAGACTACAGGATATTTGAGCTCAACAAACGGCTACAAAACTGGACAGAG GACTGTGACAATCTCTGGTGGGATGCCTTCACCACAGAGTTCTTTGAGGATGATGCCATGCTCACCATCACCTTTTGTCTGGAGGACGGGCCTAAACGATACA CTATCGGCCGGACATTGATCCCGCGGTACTTCCGGAGTATCTTTGAAGGCGGCGCCACTGAGCTGTTCTACACATTGAAGCACCCTAAAGAGTCCTTCCACACAAACTTTGTGTCTCTGGACTGTGACCAGTGCACCATGGTTACACAGAACGGCAAGCCCATGTTCACACAG GTGTGTGTGGAGGGCCGTCTGTACCTGGAGTTCATGTTTGACGACATGATGAGGATCAAGACGTGGCATTTTAGCATCAGACAACACAGAGAAGTCCTGCCTCGCAGCATACTGGCCATGCAC GACCCTCAGATGCTGGATCAGCTGGCTAAAAACATCACAAGATGTGGCCTGTCCAACTCCACACTCAACTACCTCAGG CTGTGTGTGATCTTGGAGCCGATGCAGGAGTTGATGTCCAGACACAAGACCTACAGTCTGAGTCCCAGAGACTGTCTCAAGACCTGCCTCTTCCAGAAGTGGCAACGCATGGTGGCCCCACCAG CTGAGCCAGCCAGACAAGCGCCCAACAAGCGGAGGAAAAGGAAGATGTCTGGCGGAAGCAACATGAGTGCTGGTGGAGGAAACAACAGCAAGAAGAAGAGTCCTGCAAACAacttccctctctccacacag
- the LOC110525977 gene encoding LIM domain-binding protein 1 isoform X4, producing the protein MSVGGCACPGCSSKSFKLYSPKEPGPNGSAFPPFHPGTMLDRDVGPTPMYPPSYLEPGMGRPTPYGNQTDYRIFELNKRLQNWTEDCDNLWWDAFTTEFFEDDAMLTITFCLEDGPKRYTIGRTLIPRYFRSIFEGGATELFYTLKHPKESFHTNFVSLDCDQCTMVTQNGKPMFTQVCVEGRLYLEFMFDDMMRIKTWHFSIRQHREVLPRSILAMHDPQMLDQLAKNITRCGLSNSTLNYLRLCVILEPMQELMSRHKTYSLSPRDCLKTCLFQKWQRMVAPPAEPARQAPNKRRKRKMSGGSNMSAGGGNNSKKKSPANNFPLSTQVPDLVGTKTCTLPELEDRS; encoded by the exons gCTGTTCGTCTAAGTCGTTCAAGCTGTACTCCCCCAAGGAGCCCGGCCCTAACGGCAGTGCCTTCCCCCCCTTCCACCCCGGCACCATGCTGGACAGGGACGTAGG GCCAACACCAATGTACCCCCCGTCATACCTAGAGCCTGGCATGGG GAGACCAACACCATACGGCAACCAGACAGACTACAGGATATTTGAGCTCAACAAACGGCTACAAAACTGGACAGAG GACTGTGACAATCTCTGGTGGGATGCCTTCACCACAGAGTTCTTTGAGGATGATGCCATGCTCACCATCACCTTTTGTCTGGAGGACGGGCCTAAACGATACA CTATCGGCCGGACATTGATCCCGCGGTACTTCCGGAGTATCTTTGAAGGCGGCGCCACTGAGCTGTTCTACACATTGAAGCACCCTAAAGAGTCCTTCCACACAAACTTTGTGTCTCTGGACTGTGACCAGTGCACCATGGTTACACAGAACGGCAAGCCCATGTTCACACAG GTGTGTGTGGAGGGCCGTCTGTACCTGGAGTTCATGTTTGACGACATGATGAGGATCAAGACGTGGCATTTTAGCATCAGACAACACAGAGAAGTCCTGCCTCGCAGCATACTGGCCATGCAC GACCCTCAGATGCTGGATCAGCTGGCTAAAAACATCACAAGATGTGGCCTGTCCAACTCCACACTCAACTACCTCAGG CTGTGTGTGATCTTGGAGCCGATGCAGGAGTTGATGTCCAGACACAAGACCTACAGTCTGAGTCCCAGAGACTGTCTCAAGACCTGCCTCTTCCAGAAGTGGCAACGCATGGTGGCCCCACCAG CTGAGCCAGCCAGACAAGCGCCCAACAAGCGGAGGAAAAGGAAGATGTCTGGCGGAAGCAACATGAGTGCTGGTGGAGGAAACAACAGCAAGAAGAAGAGTCCTGCAAACAacttccctctctccacacagGTACCT